The Rhinoderma darwinii isolate aRhiDar2 chromosome 8, aRhiDar2.hap1, whole genome shotgun sequence genome has a window encoding:
- the IL13RA2 gene encoding interleukin-13 receptor subunit alpha-2 yields the protein MWDLSHASVCNNRKRVAFQWISKFVIYSTIYVQCSSTVQMTVDPPSNVQIKDLGNLGILEIMWQPPASMNNTSKCTARYELTHQVVNEERWKSVRTKYQTYKEAFDLGKNVVIKIRTYLKGPCTEENEVWSEWVEIRYPVPLQGTPESKVTNFKCINDKYETLKCEWNAGALGNKSNYELQYWQEGMSQKKTCTHYMTLNEINTGCDFGSEEFELFSDLFICITGNPGMNLIRSSYFIFQLQNIGKPGIPENLTASMTPSDDLVLDWKEPKGKIPAHCLQYEIQFKDQINIWQTVAQQRENTYSFKRSTTSNTCVRVRGKANKYCSDDGYWSEWSSEMCWKELTTYLELKWLYCVVAVIIILTGLCIATSMYTVRKRRQWSKKLQCKAKELVYEIDPGHNIKC from the exons ATGTGGGACCTAAGCCACGCGTCCGTCTGCAATAATAGGAAAAGAGTAGCTTTTCAGTGGATTTCAAAATTTGTTATATACTCAACCATTTACGTTCAGTGCTCATCAACAGTACAAATGACTG TTGACCCGCCTTCTAATGTGCAGATTAAGGACCTTGGGAATTTGGGAATTTTAGAAATAATGTGGCAGCCTCCAGCTTCTATGAATAACACAAGTAAATGCACTGCACGgtatgaattaacacaccaagtgGTTAATGAAGAAAGATGGAAG TCAGTTAGGACAAAGTATCAAACATACAAAGAAGCCTTTGACCTTGGGAAAAATGTTGTCATAAAAATTAGAACATACTTGAAAGGCCCATGTACAGAAGAGAATGAAGTATGGAGCGAGTGGGTAGAAATAAGGTACCCAGTGCCTTTACAAG GAACTCCTGAATCAAAAGTTACAAACTTTAAGTGCATCAATGATAAATATGAAACCCTGAAATGTGAATGGAACGCAGGAGCACTTGGCAACAAGAGCAACTATGAGCTACAGTACTG GCAAGAAGGAATGTCTCAGAAAAAGACATGTACACACTACATGACGTTGAATGAAATAAACACAGGTTGTGATTTTGGAAGCGAGGAATTTGAACTTTTCTCCGACTTGTTTATTTGTATCACTGGAAATCCAGGCATGAACCTAATAAGATCATCATACTTTATTTTCCAGCTACAAAACATAG GTAAACCTGGCATCCCAGAAAATCTAACTGCGAGCATGACCCCATCCGATGACCTTGTCCTGGACTGGAAGGAACCCAAGGGCAAAATTCCTGCACATTGTTTGCAATATGAGATCCAGTTCAAAGACCAAATAAATATATGGCAG ACTGTTGCACAGCAGAGAGAAAACACATATAGTTTTAAGAGATCTACGACATCTAACACTTGTGTACGTGTCCGAGGAAAAGCAAACAAATATTGTTCTGATGATGGATATTGGAGTGAGTGGAGCTCGGAAATGTGTTGGAAAG aaCTCACTACTTATCTTGAACTCAAGTGGTTATACTGTGTTGTAGCTGTGATTATAATATTGACAGGTTTATGCATTGCTACATCTATGTACACAGTTAGAAAGAGAAG ACAATGGTCAAAGAAATTACAATGCAAGGCAAAGGAGCTCGTATATGAAATTGATCCCGGACATaacattaaatgctga
- the LOC142658784 gene encoding germ cell nuclear acidic protein-like, translating into MAKRKRCKRIIVMSDSEDSSDDDNLHQSHPRKKPIPKFPGLEEECGFNTQISLDERDLSALIPTAIIDLDNEIDSFNDFIVISDDDNDTRAGETSTRKRIRTDTGSRETSMQLESPMVISDSDEDQYNITPGTAVTEPTDCMERSTAEERRPQCNIHGCFLEEITSPTSIYRTYFQETKEDLTARLYELYNGTVFKNKLPETLRITWNKRLRSTSGQCISGMDGMDRISTIELSDKVCDSVERLRDTLIHEMCHAACWLIDGALNAGHGPLWTAHAENVARVHPELPAVTRCHTYDINYKYTYECVRCQHSVGRFAALNAKKAFCRVCESGLLILKTTEHDNYPSTSHVSPFTKNYRESHGPARKAAYGNSHPRVSPGFPIKRKFSD; encoded by the exons ATGGCTAAGAGAAAGCGCTGCAAGCGCATAATAGTCATGTCCGACTCAGAGGACAGCAGTGATGATGACAACTTACATCAG TCTCATCCAAGGAAGAAGCCAATTCCAAAATTTCCAGGCCTGGAAGAGGAATGTGGTTTCAATACTCAGATATCACTCGATGAACGAG ATCTGAGTGCGCTAATCCCAACAGCGATAATTGATTTGGACAATGAAATCGACAG TTTCAATGATTTCATTGTAATATCCGATGATGACAATGATACTAGAGCTGGAGAAACCTCCACACGTAAAA GGATCAGGACTGACACAGGGTCTCGAGAAACCTCAATGCAACTGGAATCTCCAATGGTCATCAGTGACAGCGATGAAGATCAATACAACATTACACCAGGCACTGCTGTCACAG aaccaactGACTGTATGGAGAGATCTACTGCAGAGGAAAG GAGACCTCAGTGTAACATACATGGCTGTTTCCTAGAAGAAATAACATCGCCCACATCCATTTACCGGACTTATTTCCAGGAGACAAAGGAAGACCTGACAGCACGGCTATATGAACTATACAACGGTACCGTGTTTAAGAACAAG CTTCCCGAGACTTTGCGTATTACCTGGAACAAAAGGCTAAGATCAACATCTGGCCAATGTATTAGCGGGATGGATGGCATGGACAGAATTTCCACCATTGAATTATCGGATAAAGTCTGTGATTCCGTAG AGCGACTTCGAGACACCTTGATACATGAAATGTGTCATGCAGCCTGCTGGCTGATAGATGGAGCTCTAAATGCTGGACATGGTCCATTATGGACGGCTCATGCTGAAAACGTTGCACGTGTGCACCCAGAATTACCGGCAGTGACCCGCTGTCACACATATGACATAAACTACAAATACACCTATGAATGTGTCCGGTGTCAACACAG CGTTGGACGTTTTGCAGCTCTTAATGCAAAGAAAGCCTTTTGCCGTGTCTGTGAAAGTGGACTGTTAATACTCAAAACCACCGAACATGACAACTATCCATCTACTAGTCATGTCAGTCCATTCACAAAGAATTATAGGGAGAGCCATGGTCCAGCAAGGAAAGCAGCCTATGGAAACAGCCATCCAAGAGTCAGTCCTGGATTTCCCATCAAAAGAAAATTTTCTGACTAA